One Halosegnis longus DNA window includes the following coding sequences:
- a CDS encoding elongation factor 1-beta: protein MGQVAVKMKVMPQSPDVDLDALQDRLEQSLPEGAKINGFQREDVAFGLVALLPTVIVPDDAGGSGAVEEAFSTVEGVESLEVESQGRL, encoded by the coding sequence ATGGGACAGGTCGCTGTCAAAATGAAGGTCATGCCGCAAAGCCCCGACGTGGACCTCGACGCGCTCCAGGACCGACTCGAGCAGTCGCTCCCGGAAGGCGCGAAAATCAACGGGTTCCAGCGCGAGGACGTGGCCTTCGGTCTCGTCGCACTCTTGCCGACCGTCATCGTCCCCGACGACGCCGGCGGCAGCGGTGCCGTTGAGGAGGCGTTCTCGACCGTCGAGGGCGTCGAGTCGCTCGAAGTCGAGTCGCAGGGTCGACTGTAG
- a CDS encoding methionine synthase, which produces MSDNRAQFRPPNHPTDSFLLTTVVGSYPKPKWLNRAEELTDDEEYDFDHDHLDEAHDDACRLITNEHERAGLDAVVDGEMRRNEMVEFFAHRIDGYEFNGPVKVWGHNYFDKPSVAEEVEYDEPWLVDEFEFTTGVTDRPVKVPITGPYTLANWAFNEAYESEEELAYDLADLVNEEIERLVDAGARYIQIDEPALATTPDDHAIVGECLEHIVAGIPDDVRIGLHVCYGDYSRIYPEMLEYPVDEYDLELANGNYEQLDVFTADEFTKDLALGVVDAHVAEVESVAEIKENIKKGFEVVPPQRLTVSPDCGLKLLPREVAYGKMENMVQAAREIEAELDAGEIDVGYAGTQAPADD; this is translated from the coding sequence ATGAGCGACAACCGAGCACAGTTCCGACCGCCGAACCACCCGACAGACAGCTTCCTCCTCACCACCGTCGTCGGCTCGTATCCGAAGCCGAAGTGGCTGAACCGCGCCGAGGAGCTGACCGACGACGAGGAGTATGACTTCGACCACGACCACCTCGACGAGGCCCACGACGACGCCTGCCGGCTCATCACGAACGAGCACGAGCGCGCCGGACTCGACGCCGTGGTCGACGGCGAGATGCGCCGCAACGAGATGGTCGAGTTCTTCGCCCACCGCATCGACGGCTACGAGTTCAACGGCCCGGTGAAGGTGTGGGGCCACAACTACTTCGACAAGCCCTCCGTCGCCGAGGAGGTCGAATACGACGAGCCGTGGCTGGTCGACGAGTTCGAGTTCACGACCGGCGTCACCGACCGCCCGGTGAAGGTGCCGATTACCGGCCCGTACACGCTCGCGAACTGGGCGTTCAACGAGGCCTACGAGAGCGAGGAGGAGCTCGCGTACGACCTCGCCGACCTCGTGAACGAGGAAATCGAGCGACTCGTCGACGCCGGCGCACGCTACATCCAGATTGACGAGCCGGCGCTCGCGACCACGCCAGACGACCACGCCATCGTCGGCGAGTGTCTCGAACACATCGTCGCGGGCATCCCCGACGACGTTCGCATCGGACTCCACGTCTGTTACGGCGACTACTCGCGCATCTACCCCGAGATGCTGGAGTACCCCGTCGACGAGTACGACCTCGAGCTCGCGAACGGGAACTACGAGCAGCTGGACGTGTTCACCGCCGACGAGTTCACGAAGGACCTCGCGCTCGGTGTCGTGGACGCCCACGTCGCCGAGGTCGAGTCCGTCGCCGAAATCAAGGAGAACATCAAGAAGGGCTTCGAGGTCGTTCCGCCACAGCGACTCACCGTCAGCCCCGACTGCGGGCTGAAGCTCCTCCCCCGCGAGGTCGCCTACGGGAAGATGGAGAACATGGTGCAGGCCGCCCGCGAAATCGAGGCCGAACTCGACGCCGGCGAAATCGACGTCGGCTACGCCGGTACTCAGGCCCCCGCAGACGACTAA
- a CDS encoding RNA polymerase Rpb4 family protein has protein sequence MTIFKEIVDEEYLTTSEVKEELEVIEEERSGEDSPEMPYELARAIEHANRFGDLSAEDSRALVADLLELEKVSEATAYKIADLLPEDRAELRSIYAQERYSLSGDELDDVLNVVSQYA, from the coding sequence ATGACCATCTTCAAGGAGATCGTCGACGAGGAGTATCTCACCACCAGCGAGGTGAAAGAGGAACTCGAAGTCATCGAGGAGGAGCGGTCCGGCGAGGACAGCCCCGAGATGCCCTACGAGCTGGCGCGTGCAATCGAACACGCCAACCGGTTCGGTGACCTCTCGGCCGAGGACTCGCGCGCGCTCGTCGCGGACCTGCTGGAGCTGGAGAAGGTGTCCGAGGCGACCGCCTACAAAATCGCCGACTTACTTCCCGAGGACCGTGCGGAACTGCGGTCCATCTACGCACAGGAGCGCTACTCGCTGTCCGGCGACGAACTCGACGACGTGCTCAACGTCGTCTCGCAGTACGCCTGA
- a CDS encoding mechanosensitive ion channel family protein, translating into MAGQSTATPTPGTPPEPSEFALELADTLAPTRPMQYLVSLVALAGFLLGTYLVYRSGPLLKRRLTDDGAEGLQVAVATLLSICSAGVLVVVWRRTPAVRLALDSVSPSPVAGVRLFIVLVALSITYTATRVAKRFIRVGESRNAITSHQREVLHHLVQIVLFIPAVLFSLTLYGIPAQNLLLSASALGVVLGLAARQTLGAVLAGFVLLFSRPFEVGDWVEIDDNEGVVTDISIVNTRLQTFDDEMVMIPNDQITDSAITNRSRNERLRVQTDVGVDYDTDVPEACRIATEAMDDIEMLMDGPEPEVVVKEFGDSAVTLNLRFWISDPTIQKKWAAQNAVMEAVKQAFEEHDIAIPFPQRVLSGREHTGGLDVRSVDADSSDAGDTPDEASDHNG; encoded by the coding sequence ATGGCGGGCCAGTCGACGGCCACGCCGACGCCGGGGACGCCGCCGGAGCCGTCGGAGTTCGCGCTTGAACTCGCGGACACGCTCGCACCGACGCGGCCGATGCAGTATCTCGTCAGCCTCGTCGCGCTCGCTGGCTTCCTGCTCGGTACGTATCTCGTCTATCGGTCCGGCCCGCTGTTGAAGCGGCGGCTCACGGACGACGGTGCCGAGGGGCTTCAGGTGGCGGTCGCGACGCTGTTGAGCATCTGTTCTGCCGGCGTGCTCGTCGTGGTCTGGCGACGGACGCCGGCGGTCAGACTCGCACTCGACAGCGTCAGCCCGTCACCCGTCGCCGGGGTGCGACTGTTCATCGTCCTCGTCGCGTTGAGCATCACCTACACGGCGACGCGGGTCGCAAAGCGATTCATCCGGGTCGGCGAGAGTCGCAACGCCATCACCTCCCACCAGCGGGAGGTGCTCCACCACCTCGTCCAGATTGTGCTGTTCATCCCCGCGGTGTTGTTCTCGCTCACGCTGTACGGGATTCCGGCACAGAACCTCCTGTTGTCCGCGAGCGCACTCGGTGTGGTGCTCGGACTGGCCGCCCGCCAGACGCTCGGGGCCGTCCTCGCCGGCTTCGTCCTCCTCTTTTCGCGCCCGTTCGAGGTGGGCGACTGGGTCGAAATCGACGACAACGAGGGCGTCGTCACCGACATCTCCATCGTCAACACGCGACTCCAGACGTTCGACGACGAGATGGTGATGATACCCAACGACCAGATCACCGACTCGGCGATTACGAACCGGTCGCGCAACGAGCGACTCCGCGTGCAGACGGACGTGGGGGTCGACTACGACACCGACGTGCCCGAGGCCTGCCGCATCGCGACCGAGGCGATGGACGACATCGAGATGCTGATGGACGGGCCCGAACCGGAGGTCGTCGTCAAGGAGTTCGGCGACAGCGCGGTCACGCTGAACCTCCGATTTTGGATTTCGGACCCGACGATACAGAAGAAGTGGGCCGCCCAAAACGCCGTGATGGAGGCCGTCAAGCAGGCCTTCGAGGAGCACGACATCGCGATTCCGTTCCCGCAGCGCGTGCTCTCGGGGCGTGAACACACCGGCGGGCTGGACGTGCGCTCCGTCGATGCGGACTCGTCCGACGCCGGAGACACCCCAGACGAGGCGAGTGATCATAATGGGTGA
- a CDS encoding 5-methyltetrahydropteroyltriglutamate--homocysteine methyltransferase, giving the protein MTELVATTPGLFPLPDWAKDRLSDLKGHQKSDLIAGDETGELAETYGDVREELVETQSDAGLDRVTEGQGRWDDMLAHPLTVHDNVETRGIVRYYDNNNFYREPVVADDLTPSGDVAAELEAAAELTDDLQAVLPGPYTLAELATNEHYPDRSAFLNAVAEFLAGEVAEFPAHETLFLLEPSLVEDAPEDGFDALASEAIDAVAEATDAEVVVHPFYGALDEKVYAHLMDADVDAIGFDLIANHEQNVYNVQEYGTKDSVALGVVDGQNTLLEDPETVRERFEWFDAQIPAQEFDTAYLTSNTELFYLPVNKAEAKAETLANAADLEEVTQ; this is encoded by the coding sequence ATGACGGAACTAGTCGCGACGACGCCGGGGCTGTTTCCCCTCCCCGACTGGGCGAAAGACCGGCTGTCTGACCTGAAGGGCCACCAGAAGTCCGACCTCATCGCCGGCGACGAGACGGGCGAGCTGGCCGAGACGTACGGCGACGTACGCGAGGAACTCGTCGAGACGCAGAGTGACGCTGGACTCGACCGCGTCACCGAAGGCCAGGGTCGGTGGGACGACATGCTCGCGCACCCGCTGACGGTCCACGACAACGTGGAGACCCGCGGTATCGTCCGCTACTACGACAACAACAACTTCTACCGCGAGCCGGTGGTCGCAGACGACCTCACGCCGAGCGGTGACGTGGCAGCGGAACTGGAGGCGGCCGCGGAGCTGACCGACGACCTGCAGGCCGTCCTCCCGGGACCGTACACGCTCGCCGAACTCGCGACGAACGAACACTACCCCGACCGGTCGGCGTTCCTGAACGCGGTCGCAGAGTTCCTCGCGGGCGAGGTGGCCGAGTTCCCGGCCCACGAGACGCTGTTCCTGCTCGAACCGTCGCTCGTGGAGGACGCCCCCGAGGACGGCTTCGACGCGCTCGCCAGCGAGGCTATCGACGCCGTGGCCGAGGCGACCGACGCCGAGGTCGTCGTCCACCCGTTCTACGGCGCCCTCGACGAGAAGGTGTACGCCCACCTGATGGACGCCGACGTCGACGCCATCGGGTTCGACCTCATCGCGAACCACGAGCAGAACGTCTACAACGTCCAGGAGTACGGGACGAAGGACTCCGTCGCACTCGGCGTCGTCGACGGACAGAACACGCTGCTCGAGGACCCGGAGACCGTCCGCGAGCGGTTCGAGTGGTTCGACGCCCAGATCCCGGCCCAGGAGTTCGACACCGCCTACCTGACGAGCAACACCGAGCTGTTCTATCTGCCCGTCAACAAGGCCGAAGCGAAGGCAGAGACGCTTGCGAACGCCGCGGACCTCGAAGAGGTGACACAATGA
- a CDS encoding 16S ribosomal RNA methyltransferase A, producing the protein MTDPEYRDPDALIRRAKRGDPEFDQHFLVDDRVLDRIPTHLPADADTSHVLEIGGGTGALTDRLLVAGEHVTVVERDPDLAAFLRREFADAVDAGRLTVVEGDALDVSLPEFSACVSNLPYGVSSELAFRLLPEKRPLVLMFQYEFAARMAADAGTDEYGRLSVTAGHYADVALVETVPKEAFDPQPRVESAIVRCTPRDPEYAVPDDQFFLDFVTACFTQRRKTMRNAIRNTTHISGLADGDAVVDAADETLLSKRAGNVTPAEFAELATVAWEVGR; encoded by the coding sequence GTGACCGACCCTGAGTATCGCGACCCGGACGCCCTCATTCGCCGGGCGAAGCGGGGTGACCCGGAGTTCGACCAGCATTTCCTCGTCGACGACCGGGTGCTCGATCGAATACCGACGCACCTCCCCGCGGACGCCGACACCAGTCACGTCCTCGAAATCGGCGGCGGCACGGGCGCGTTGACCGACCGGCTGCTCGTCGCGGGCGAACACGTCACCGTCGTGGAGCGCGACCCCGACCTGGCGGCGTTTCTCCGCCGGGAGTTCGCCGACGCCGTCGACGCCGGGCGGCTGACCGTCGTCGAGGGCGACGCGCTCGACGTGTCCCTCCCCGAGTTTTCGGCCTGCGTTTCGAATCTCCCCTACGGCGTCTCCTCGGAACTCGCCTTCCGGCTCCTCCCCGAGAAGCGCCCGCTCGTCTTGATGTTCCAGTACGAGTTCGCGGCGCGGATGGCCGCCGACGCCGGCACCGACGAGTACGGCCGGCTCTCCGTCACCGCGGGCCACTACGCCGACGTGGCGTTGGTCGAGACCGTCCCGAAGGAGGCGTTCGATCCACAGCCCCGCGTCGAGAGCGCCATCGTCCGGTGTACGCCGCGCGACCCCGAGTACGCGGTGCCCGACGACCAGTTCTTCTTGGATTTCGTGACCGCGTGTTTCACCCAGCGCCGGAAGACGATGCGCAACGCGATCAGAAACACGACCCACATCTCCGGGCTGGCAGACGGTGACGCCGTCGTCGACGCCGCCGACGAGACGCTGCTCTCGAAGCGAGCCGGCAACGTGACGCCCGCCGAGTTCGCCGAACTCGCCACGGTCGCGTGGGAGGTCGGTCGGTGA
- a CDS encoding thiolase domain-containing protein, translated as MTDAYLVGAGQSDYGSFPDESYRSLFATAYENTLDAVPEGIDPDRIDEAFVGTLGVGGRQLGLSGPAVTEHVGLHGVPTTRVENACAASGYAVRQAVQAVKSGMADVVLAGGVEIMTDASGDAVRYWLGVSGETEWERLSGTTFSGVYAQMASAHMREHGTTKEQLSHVAVKNHSNGAKNPHAQLGFECTLEDAMNAPTVADPLTLYHCCPTTDGAATALIVSEDVVDEFTDDPIRVAGVGASSDRVGLFQRDTYSGVPASKRAADEAYEMADRSAADLDFAEVHDCFAIAELMAYEDIGLCERGEAGEYIESGATKMDGEMPVNTSGGLKSKGHPIGATGAGQVVEAYKQLSGQAGDRQLDDPAVGLTHNVGGSGGAAVVHVFEREQEVEQ; from the coding sequence GTGACCGACGCGTATCTCGTCGGCGCAGGACAGTCCGACTACGGCAGCTTCCCGGATGAATCGTACCGGTCGTTGTTCGCGACGGCCTACGAGAACACCCTCGACGCCGTTCCCGAGGGCATCGACCCGGACCGCATCGACGAGGCGTTCGTCGGCACGCTCGGCGTCGGCGGTCGCCAGCTCGGTCTCTCTGGGCCGGCCGTCACCGAACACGTCGGGCTCCACGGGGTCCCGACCACGCGCGTCGAGAACGCGTGTGCCGCCTCGGGCTACGCCGTCCGCCAGGCCGTCCAGGCCGTCAAATCGGGGATGGCCGACGTGGTGTTGGCCGGCGGCGTCGAAATCATGACCGACGCCTCCGGCGACGCCGTGCGCTACTGGCTCGGCGTCTCCGGCGAAACCGAGTGGGAACGGCTCTCCGGAACGACGTTCTCCGGCGTGTACGCGCAGATGGCCTCCGCCCACATGCGCGAACACGGCACGACGAAAGAGCAGCTCTCGCACGTCGCCGTCAAGAACCACTCGAACGGCGCGAAGAACCCCCACGCACAGCTCGGCTTCGAGTGCACGCTCGAGGACGCGATGAACGCCCCGACGGTCGCGGACCCGCTCACGCTGTATCACTGCTGTCCGACGACCGACGGCGCAGCGACGGCGCTCATCGTCAGCGAGGACGTGGTGGATGAGTTCACCGACGACCCGATTCGCGTCGCCGGCGTCGGTGCCTCCTCCGACCGCGTCGGCCTGTTCCAGCGAGACACCTACTCCGGCGTGCCGGCCTCGAAACGCGCCGCGGACGAGGCCTACGAGATGGCCGACCGTTCCGCCGCCGACCTGGACTTCGCCGAGGTGCACGACTGCTTCGCCATCGCCGAGCTGATGGCCTACGAGGATATCGGCCTCTGTGAGCGCGGGGAGGCCGGCGAGTACATCGAGTCGGGGGCGACAAAGATGGACGGCGAGATGCCGGTCAACACCTCGGGCGGACTCAAGTCGAAGGGTCACCCGATTGGCGCGACCGGTGCCGGACAGGTGGTCGAGGCGTACAAACAGCTCTCCGGACAGGCGGGCGACCGCCAGCTCGACGACCCCGCGGTCGGACTCACCCACAACGTCGGCGGTTCCGGCGGTGCTGCCGTCGTCCACGTCTTCGAGCGGGAACAGGAGGTGGAACAATGA
- a CDS encoding DUF655 domain-containing protein: MSNADSESSGDRIDVVTLDVLPNGLPSDNRPPSQATPIAYGLDTDAFRLYELTLTDDAHVLVGNELTLAPADDQSDDVKRSRRVEYDDLSGGAQSELAYVIEDLIEEEERRFVDYYNEAQPITIRLHQLNLFPGIGKKLRNDILDERKRKPFESFEEVSDRVSGLHDPKQTIIDRILEELREDDLKYRIFVAE, translated from the coding sequence ATGAGTAACGCCGACAGCGAGTCGTCCGGCGACCGTATCGACGTGGTCACGCTGGACGTGCTTCCGAACGGTCTTCCGTCGGACAATCGCCCGCCATCGCAGGCGACGCCCATCGCGTACGGACTCGACACCGACGCGTTCCGGTTGTACGAGCTAACGCTGACGGACGACGCCCACGTGCTCGTCGGCAACGAACTCACGCTCGCGCCGGCTGACGACCAGAGCGACGACGTGAAACGCAGCCGACGCGTCGAGTACGACGACCTCTCGGGGGGCGCGCAGTCGGAACTGGCGTACGTCATCGAGGACCTCATCGAGGAGGAAGAACGCCGGTTCGTCGACTACTACAACGAGGCGCAACCAATCACGATTCGGCTCCACCAGCTGAATCTCTTCCCTGGCATCGGCAAGAAGCTCCGCAACGACATCCTCGACGAGCGAAAGCGCAAGCCGTTCGAGTCGTTCGAAGAGGTGTCAGACCGGGTCTCGGGACTTCACGACCCGAAACAGACCATAATCGACCGCATCCTCGAAGAGCTTCGCGAGGACGACCTGAAGTACCGCATCTTCGTCGCCGAGTGA
- a CDS encoding 50S ribosomal protein L21e, whose protein sequence is MPSSNGPLHGTRNKLKNKPRERGTSPPRRSVEEYEAGEKVHLKIDPSVHKGRFHPRFDGQTGEIEGSQGRAYKVLITDGGKEKTLISSPAHLRRQE, encoded by the coding sequence ATGCCAAGTTCCAACGGACCCCTCCACGGTACGCGGAACAAACTCAAGAACAAGCCCCGAGAGCGCGGCACCTCCCCGCCACGGCGCTCGGTCGAGGAGTACGAGGCCGGCGAGAAGGTCCATCTCAAAATCGACCCGTCGGTCCACAAGGGCCGCTTCCACCCGCGCTTCGACGGGCAGACCGGCGAAATCGAGGGGTCGCAGGGCCGCGCGTACAAGGTGCTCATCACCGACGGCGGCAAGGAGAAGACGCTCATCTCGAGTCCGGCACATCTCCGCCGGCAGGAGTAA
- a CDS encoding HVO_2753 family zinc finger protein, producing the protein MSETEQKRARKCVSCGINISGTAAARFDCPDCGCEIFRCATCRKQSNLYECPDCGFTGP; encoded by the coding sequence ATGAGCGAAACCGAGCAGAAGCGCGCACGCAAGTGCGTCTCCTGTGGAATCAACATCTCCGGCACGGCGGCCGCCCGGTTCGACTGTCCGGACTGTGGCTGTGAGATTTTCCGCTGTGCGACGTGTCGCAAACAGAGCAACCTCTACGAGTGCCCGGACTGCGGGTTCACGGGGCCGTAA
- a CDS encoding HemK2/MTQ2 family protein methyltransferase: MGDLADQRGMETAVYQPAEDSKLLADVAVESVDDSDRVLDVGTGSGYVAGRIASETAASVVASDVNPHACRQARDNAREEAISLDVVRGDCTRPFDAETFDAVTFNPPYLPRDEAAERDDWMERALTGGETGRAVIESFLDDVARVLTPEGVVFLLVSTLTDIEAVAGYAAERNLAAETAREESFPFERLAILEITKKH; this comes from the coding sequence ATGGGTGACTTGGCCGACCAGCGCGGGATGGAGACGGCGGTGTACCAGCCCGCGGAGGACTCGAAGCTGCTCGCGGACGTGGCCGTCGAGTCCGTCGACGATTCTGACCGCGTCCTCGATGTCGGGACGGGGTCTGGCTACGTCGCCGGGCGAATCGCTAGCGAAACCGCGGCAAGTGTCGTCGCCAGCGACGTGAATCCCCATGCTTGTCGGCAGGCGCGTGACAACGCCCGCGAAGAGGCCATCTCGCTCGACGTGGTCCGAGGGGACTGTACGCGTCCGTTCGACGCCGAGACGTTCGACGCCGTGACGTTCAATCCGCCGTATCTCCCGCGCGACGAGGCGGCCGAGCGCGACGACTGGATGGAACGCGCGCTCACGGGCGGTGAGACCGGCCGTGCGGTCATCGAGTCGTTCCTCGACGACGTTGCTCGCGTACTAACCCCCGAGGGCGTCGTCTTCCTGCTCGTCTCGACGCTGACGGACATCGAGGCGGTCGCGGGCTACGCCGCCGAGCGTAACCTCGCCGCAGAGACGGCCAGGGAGGAGTCGTTCCCGTTCGAGCGGCTCGCCATCCTCGAAATTACTAAGAAGCATTAG
- a CDS encoding DUF2391 family protein: MSDSDSDHADIIDELEELHDRVDPATREHVGELMEQVTELQPRGRGNVIVGFDRTDLSEAAIGSLVFGIPMFVEGGTNEVGSYLATRPLQLLATIAVAVAIVYGIVYVADFQDVRVHQPFFGIVPRRMVGICGVTFLVAALGLTGWGRIEWGSPLLAVATTTVAFVPMSIGAALGDILPGS; this comes from the coding sequence ATGAGCGACTCGGATTCCGACCACGCCGACATCATCGACGAGTTGGAGGAGCTCCACGACCGGGTGGACCCGGCGACCCGCGAGCACGTCGGCGAACTGATGGAGCAGGTGACGGAACTCCAGCCCCGCGGCCGCGGAAACGTCATCGTGGGCTTCGACCGGACCGACCTCTCGGAGGCGGCCATCGGCTCGCTCGTGTTCGGAATCCCGATGTTCGTGGAAGGGGGGACCAACGAGGTCGGTAGCTACCTCGCGACCAGACCGCTTCAGCTCCTCGCGACGATTGCCGTGGCCGTCGCTATCGTCTACGGTATCGTCTACGTCGCCGACTTCCAGGACGTGCGCGTCCACCAGCCGTTCTTCGGTATCGTGCCCCGTCGGATGGTCGGCATCTGTGGCGTGACGTTTCTCGTCGCGGCGCTCGGGCTGACCGGATGGGGGCGAATCGAGTGGGGGTCGCCGCTGCTCGCGGTCGCGACGACGACCGTCGCGTTCGTGCCGATGTCCATCGGCGCGGCGTTGGGTGATATCCTGCCAGGCTCGTAA
- a CDS encoding zinc ribbon domain-containing protein, whose product MSYGFTAVGAYAPDYRIAAEEFEDAWDSFHAPGVETTAVPDADEDALTMGWEAATRALDAGDVSPESVDWLAFASTTPPLEEEDLTARLGSLLGVSTDATRRVFTGSTRAGTQALDSALTAEPDCGLVVVSDCPQGEPHDAREHAAGAGAAAFLVGPDAPVVVADSATHTEAYPGTRFRERGSDTVDSIDAGTYDRNAFARPLGAAVDGVETGDLDAAAVQMPDGKQPYRAAGAMGVETETIHAAETVSTLGDTGAASVPLGLATAFEDGAERVLAASWGSGAGADALVFERDDDLSTAISLDAGESVSYAAYLRLRGEITAEEPDGGGAYVSVPTWHRSLPQRHRLVAGRCPDCGTYTFPPEGACRGCDTLVEFEEVALAGTGTVEAKTEIGSGGAPPEFEALQSKSGAFGVAIVAFDTPDEETASSPAMVVGDAAVGDEVESVQRKIYTQEGVTRYGFKVQTT is encoded by the coding sequence ATGAGCTACGGATTCACCGCAGTCGGCGCGTACGCCCCCGACTACCGCATCGCGGCCGAGGAGTTCGAGGACGCGTGGGACTCCTTCCACGCGCCCGGTGTCGAGACGACCGCCGTCCCCGATGCCGACGAGGACGCGCTGACGATGGGGTGGGAGGCTGCGACCCGCGCGCTCGATGCCGGCGACGTTTCTCCCGAGTCGGTCGACTGGCTCGCGTTCGCGAGCACGACCCCGCCGCTCGAAGAGGAAGATTTGACCGCGCGACTCGGCTCGCTGCTCGGCGTGTCGACCGACGCGACTCGCCGCGTCTTCACCGGCAGTACGCGCGCCGGCACGCAGGCGCTCGATTCGGCACTCACCGCCGAACCGGACTGCGGGCTCGTCGTCGTGTCCGACTGCCCGCAGGGCGAACCGCACGACGCGCGCGAGCACGCCGCGGGTGCCGGCGCAGCGGCGTTCCTCGTCGGGCCGGACGCACCGGTCGTGGTCGCCGACTCGGCGACTCACACCGAGGCGTACCCCGGAACGCGGTTCCGCGAGCGCGGCAGCGACACCGTCGACAGCATCGACGCCGGCACGTACGACCGGAACGCCTTCGCGCGCCCGCTCGGCGCGGCCGTCGACGGCGTCGAGACCGGTGACCTCGACGCAGCCGCCGTCCAGATGCCCGACGGCAAACAGCCCTACCGCGCGGCCGGGGCGATGGGCGTCGAGACCGAAACCATCCACGCCGCGGAGACGGTCTCCACGCTCGGCGATACGGGCGCGGCCTCGGTCCCGCTCGGGCTGGCGACGGCCTTCGAGGATGGCGCTGAACGCGTCCTCGCGGCCTCGTGGGGGTCGGGCGCAGGGGCCGACGCGCTCGTCTTCGAGCGCGACGACGACCTATCGACCGCCATTTCGCTCGATGCGGGCGAATCGGTCAGCTACGCCGCCTACCTCCGGCTGCGCGGCGAAATCACGGCAGAAGAGCCGGACGGCGGCGGCGCGTACGTCTCCGTGCCGACGTGGCATCGATCGCTCCCGCAACGCCACCGACTCGTCGCCGGCCGGTGTCCCGACTGCGGCACCTACACCTTCCCGCCGGAGGGTGCCTGTCGCGGCTGTGACACGCTCGTCGAGTTCGAGGAGGTCGCACTCGCCGGAACGGGTACTGTCGAGGCGAAGACCGAAATCGGCTCCGGAGGTGCTCCCCCGGAGTTCGAGGCGCTCCAGTCCAAATCCGGGGCCTTCGGCGTCGCCATCGTCGCCTTCGACACGCCCGACGAGGAGACGGCGAGCAGTCCAGCGATGGTCGTCGGCGACGCGGCCGTGGGCGACGAGGTCGAGTCCGTCCAGCGAAAAATCTACACGCAGGAGGGGGTCACCCGCTACGGATTCAAAGTGCAGACCACGTAG
- a CDS encoding 3-hydroxyacyl-CoA dehydrogenase family protein, translating into MHVAVLGAGTMGRDIAHVCAVAGHEVTLRDVDESVLGEARDHVASNLDGSVDREKLTGAERDAALDRLTTTTELDALAGAELAVEAVPEDIELKHAVLSEVDPVLADDALVGTNTSSLSVTSVMDCLDDPSRGVGLHFFNPAYIMGLVEVVLGERTSEATRDRAESFVADIGKEAVTVTDTPGFASSRLGVALGCEAMRMVESGVAAPADIDAAMELGYRHPMGPLELTDVVGLDVRLDILEYLREELGERFKPPQVLKRKVRAGKLGKKSGEGFYVWEDGEPVK; encoded by the coding sequence ATGCACGTCGCCGTACTCGGTGCCGGAACGATGGGCCGCGATATCGCACACGTCTGTGCCGTCGCCGGCCACGAGGTAACGCTGCGAGACGTAGACGAGTCCGTGCTCGGGGAGGCGCGCGACCACGTCGCGAGCAATCTCGACGGGAGCGTCGACCGCGAGAAGCTCACGGGCGCGGAACGTGACGCCGCGCTCGACCGGCTCACGACCACGACCGAACTCGATGCGCTCGCCGGTGCGGAGCTGGCCGTCGAGGCCGTCCCCGAGGACATCGAGCTGAAACACGCCGTCCTCTCCGAGGTCGACCCGGTGCTCGCCGACGACGCGCTCGTCGGCACGAACACCTCTTCGCTGTCCGTGACGAGCGTGATGGACTGTCTCGACGACCCGAGTCGGGGCGTCGGACTCCACTTCTTCAACCCCGCGTACATCATGGGGTTAGTCGAGGTCGTCCTCGGCGAACGGACGAGCGAGGCGACCCGCGACAGAGCGGAGTCGTTCGTCGCCGACATCGGCAAAGAGGCCGTGACGGTCACCGACACGCCCGGATTCGCCTCCTCGCGGCTGGGTGTCGCGCTCGGCTGTGAGGCGATGCGCATGGTCGAGTCCGGCGTCGCGGCCCCGGCCGACATCGACGCCGCGATGGAGTTGGGGTATCGGCATCCGATGGGGCCGCTCGAACTGACGGACGTGGTCGGACTCGACGTGCGGCTCGACATCTTGGAGTATCTGCGCGAAGAGCTGGGCGAGCGGTTCAAGCCGCCACAGGTGCTCAAGCGGAAGGTCCGCGCCGGCAAGCTCGGGAAGAAAAGCGGCGAAGGGTTCTACGTCTGGGAGGACGGCGAGCCGGTCAAGTAG